The Montipora capricornis isolate CH-2021 chromosome 6, ASM3666992v2, whole genome shotgun sequence genome has a window encoding:
- the LOC138053753 gene encoding LOW QUALITY PROTEIN: forkhead box protein L1-like (The sequence of the model RefSeq protein was modified relative to this genomic sequence to represent the inferred CDS: substituted 2 bases at 2 genomic stop codons): MKPADSTTTSHLAPMLMGSFSPIDLTSARFYYPTTSTVAAFPSAPHLGAGYISPQIYSFHPDKDMRVLPAHASLCYQPSFQGILYHSKLNEDKPTQSYIGLIGKAILSSPLQKLVLSDIYDYIQTHYPYFRNRGPGWRNSIRHNLSLNDCFVKVGRSPNGKGHFWAINPTNYDDFSRGDYKRKRVSRRNGLSGQALEQESGIRIRKDLSESSERTPKNALESPKGTENRGFHIERLLYDRPKVVNENXAKXTITMSGPTPPTAADCSMSSF, translated from the coding sequence ATGAAACCAGCAGATTCGACTACCACTTCACACTTAGCACCAATGCTGATGGGCAGTTTTTCCCCGATAGATTTAACCTCTGCAAGGTTTTACTATCCAACTACAAGTACTGTTGCAGCATTTCCCTCGGCGCCTCATCTTGGAGCTGGTTATATCAGTCCAcaaatttattcatttcatCCTGATAAGGACATGAGAGTATTGCCTGCTCATGCGAGCCTCTGTTACCAACCATCCTTTCAAGGTATACTGTACCACAGCAAACTGAATGAAGACAAACCAACTCAGTCATACATTGGTCTCATTGGAAAAGCAATTCTCAGCTCTCCACTGCAGAAACTTGTCTTAAGTGACATCTATGATTACATACAAACACACTACCCATACTTCAGGAATCGAGGACCGGGATGGAGGAATTCTATACGCCACAACTTATCACTGAATGACTGCTTTGTTAAAGTGGGCCGCTCTCCGAACGGAAAGGGACACTTTTGGGCAATCAATCCAACAAACTACGATGACTTCAGTCGGGGTGACTACAAGAGGAAAAGAGTTTCGAGAAGAAATGGATTATCGGGACAGGCATTGGAACAAGAAAGTGGAATAAGGATAAGGAAAGATCTCAGCGAGAGTTCCGAAAGAACTCCCAAAAACGCTCTCGAAAGCCCCAAAGGAACAGAGAATAGAGGTTTTCACATAGAAAGACTGTTGTATGACAGACCTAAAGTAGTGAACGAAAATTAGGCCAAATAAACGATTACAATGTCAGGACCTACTCCTCCTACCGCCGCGGATTGTAGTATGTCATCATTCTGA